CGAGCCTTCCCTGCTAATCGCCTTGAAGGTTTCCATAACCGGCCAAACGACAGCATAATAAACTGCCATTGTCACAGTTCCCAACACCCCAACAACCGTCCACGCCAAAATAGGTATGGGAGATAGTATCACTAACAGGCatttcataaatggaccaaactTCTTGGTTCTGAAACAACAATAGCAAATCTTAGTCCCAAAATCATTTGGGTCAGCTACTACCCTGAACTGCCTTAGAAAAAAGACCAATTTTCATTCATGTGGGtgaaatcaacaacaacaacaacaactactacagagccttaatcccaaaatgatttggggtcggctgacatgaatcatcatttAGAACCGTCCAAACATTCATATCTTATAAAAAAAATATCTCTTACAGATGAAAACCCACCATGAATTTTCTTTTCTCAGACAAGGGTAAATACCATTTCCCCATAAATCAAACTACCCAATTCCTTCAAataagcttgtgacctctcacaaccgGTTTAAATAATGATAAAAAGGGAAAGCGGTTGTGAGGTGTCACGAGTATCGTCACAAGCAAGAATAGCCGTGAATGTAAACCCGCCATGAATTTTCTTCTCTCAGACAAGGGTAAGTTCCATTTCCCCATAAATCAAACAACCCAATTCAAATCAATCAACTACAACTAAAAAGTTGAGATCTTTCAGTCTAAAACAACTAGATTCTTAAACTGATCAACATGGGTAATAAAAATTATTACCTGATAATGCAGTAAATGCTGTAAAAAAGATGGCAAGGCCATAATCCAATAAGAATAGCAATATCACCAAAAGCAATCAGTAAACAAACATAAGGACCAATGAATGCAACTGTAAAACAGCAAAAGTTGGTAACTTGATTAGTAAATACAGTAAAGTAGCAGACTGATTAGTAGCAGCAGAAAAGCAGAAAAGCATACAGCATTAGTTCTTAACCCGTTTTAACTATAAAACCGATACTTCcgttttaaacaagaatttgcgaAGTAAAAAAGCATACTTTTGAATGctccaagaagaagaagaaaggcaaaCACAGGAAGGAATAATAAGGCATATGCAATGTACTTGATGATTTCCTTTGCTGTTGCCATTTTTTGTGTTCCTCAACTTTTTTGAATGTAAGCCTGGTTTTCCCACGAGGTTCTCGCAATCTTATGCAGCAGACAAGTGAGACAACTGTTTTGCCAAATTTCAAGCAgaattataatataatataatattgttattattataatcCATGTAATTAGATGACAAATTATCAAATCTTATGATTGTGTATGGGTTGATGTCATAATGAGACAATCTTAAGGTTATCGCTTTTTTTAAACGGATTTTCTAATATGAGTCTTTAGGATAGACGGTATGATAATATGATTAGTTGAAAATTGGAgtataaacttttttttttccctaATAAAATGGGTTGAATAGTTGACAAGATGTAGAATGTCGAGGAATAACAGACTCTTTGTTTCATTTACCTACATGAAATAATATTAACCCGTTTGATGAATAAGACGGATATAGTCGTCTTAAGGAAAACCAACTGGTGTGATTTTGTTTGTCAATTTTTCATGGGCGAATAATTGATGGAGGGTATAACAGGTTTTCGGGTTGCTAAATTTAACTAGGATCTTCTTCATTTACTTCTCTTTTCACTTCCTTTTAGCAACTTGCATTATATCTTTAAACGATTTAACAGTCATAATTTCAAGCAAACGAAGATGAAGCAGGGGTAACATATAACACAAAATACATTAGGTGAAACTATTAGATGAAATTGAAAGGAAATTGAGAGAAGGAAATTACGAAGTGGCCCTAGTTTTTGGTTAGCATGACTTAGCAACCAAGCATTGCATGCTTGCCTGTTGACCTGTTGTCCTACAATACGGAATACTTTTGGCGTCAAGTCAAACTAGACTAAAAAGAGGAAAGGGTCACTTGACAAATGACCTGTATTGTATAGTATTTGTATTGTACCCTGACTCGTATAGTAGTCTAAGACTGCGAGTTTTACTACTATACGAGTCAGGGTCATTCTAGTTCGAGTTGGATCATATGGGGTCGTATTTGACGAGatctttgtcatttgtcaagtgAAGTACGTAGTCATCATTGTGAGTTTCATGTCATTCGATAGTGTCTTTATCTGAATATGTTGTTTTAGGTCGAGTTATTTTAAATCGGATTAGCAGGGTCACATTCTGAGTTGTATTGTCTATGTTAAACATACCAACAATTTTATAACATGATCCCAATCTACttaatttttcattaaaattagacaaacttaaaaagaaaaaaaCTACTCCttccgtctcaattatttgtatTTTAATCCGACGTAGAGATCAAAATAAACCTAAGGGAATGACTTTAAAAACAAGACAACAATGAGGATCCTGACTCAAAAGAAGGAAGTCGTACAAATCTGCTTCCACACCCCAATCGGTGTCCTGGGTGAACTTGGTCCATTCATTTCCCCTGAGTCGGAACCCGCATTTGGTGTAGTAGCATTCGACATTCCACTCTCGTCCGTCTTCCACTTGTAGTTTCACTAGTTGCATCGGCATTCGTCTCATGTGCTTGTCAAAGCTTCTCGGAATATGCTTCACAATTAAACAATAATTGTCATTCGTTGTCACAGCTatattaatcaaaggtaaacaaatgaataagtcAGATGACGACGTAGCAATTAAATACCAGATAATTGCTGCGTAGGAAAGCCTGAGAAGGTCGCGCTAGAATGCTAAATGAGACCTCCTTGTCCGGTATATGCTGATTATCGACTTGTTTTGGACTGTGACGGGTCTGATCATTACTGCCTAGACGTGGGTAGGTAATCTCGCAACAGGACAAGTCGAAAATGTGAACATTGAAAGTCGCATTCTCGTGAAAATACTCGAATTCAAGGAAGTAGCCGAGTTTTACAACAT
The Silene latifolia isolate original U9 population chromosome 11, ASM4854445v1, whole genome shotgun sequence genome window above contains:
- the LOC141611244 gene encoding B3 domain-containing transcription factor VRN1-like, which gives rise to MRKMRRNIRRKRRSSCMAPTQTQMIIMPPFRFFRIILPFPSVLDHNLLRLPDAFTTKFRNQISEVATLIIPTGTTWTVRLIEKDKQLYFEEGWETFMKDNVVKLGYFLEFEYFHENATFNVHIFDLSCCEITYPRLGSNDQTRHSPKQVDNQHIPDKEVSFSILARPSQAFLRSNYLHIPRSFDKHMRRMPMQLVKLQVEDGREWNVECYYTKCGFRLRGNEWTKFTQDTDWGVEADLYDFLLLSQDPHCCLVFKVIPLGLF